GTATAACGAAGGAGGAAATCGAGACCGTTCTGGGCATATTTGGTGAGGTTCTCGACGAATGGAAGGATAGGTTGTTAGGTGAATGGATCGATGGGTAGTTGGAAATCAACCCATTACCAGCAAGGCGAGCAAGATACCTAACTATCGGGGTGGAGGTTAGCGTGGCGTCACTTAGGGGAAGAGATATTCTAACATTGGGTGATTTGAGCCCGGATGAAATTTATCTCATTCTATCCAAGGCTATGGAATTTAAACGCCTGCAACGGATGGGGGTTTCCCACCGATATTTAGAAGGCAAAGCCGTGGCCATGATCTTTGAAAAACCGTCCACGAGAACGAGGGTCTCCTTTGAAGTGGGTTTGGCGCATCTTGGTGCACACCCAATTTTCTTAAGCGCTGGGGATATGCAATTGGGTCGGGGAGAATCCATCGAGGACACCGGTCGGGTTCTCTCCCGATACGTGGATGCCATAATCATTCGGACTTTTGCTCAAGGGGATGTGGAAAAGTTGGCTAAAGCTGCGGATGTACCGGTGATCAATGCTCTCACCGACGATTTCCATCCATGTCAAGCCCTTGGCGATTTCATGACCATCCTGGAGAAGAAAGATCGCCTGGCGGGTCTCAAGCTTGCCTATGTGGGGGATGGAAATAATGTCGCCCACAGCCTTTTAATGGGTTCGGTTAAAGTTGGACTAAAT
The genomic region above belongs to Actinomycetota bacterium and contains:
- the argF gene encoding ornithine carbamoyltransferase, whose translation is MASLRGRDILTLGDLSPDEIYLILSKAMEFKRLQRMGVSHRYLEGKAVAMIFEKPSTRTRVSFEVGLAHLGAHPIFLSAGDMQLGRGESIEDTGRVLSRYVDAIIIRTFAQGDVEKLAKAADVPVINALTDDFHPCQALGDFMTILEKKDRLAGLKLAYVGDGNNVAHSLLMGSVKVGLNIFIASPKGYEPKKWIIDMALKNLRGLKPKAEVVNDPIKAVRNADIVYTDVWVSMGQEAERDERISAFQPYQVNKELLAYAKPDAIVMHCLPAHRGEEITAEVMDDPRCVVFDQAENRLHIQKALLISLIG